A window of Theropithecus gelada isolate Dixy chromosome 14, Tgel_1.0, whole genome shotgun sequence contains these coding sequences:
- the TRAF6 gene encoding TNF receptor-associated factor 6 has translation MSLLNCENSCGSSQSESDCCVAMASSCSAATKDDSVGGTASTGNLSSSFMEEIQGYDVEFDPPLESKYECPICLMALREAVQTPCGHRFCKACIIKSIRDAGHKCPVDNEILLENQLFPDNFAKREILSLMVKCPNEGCLHKMELRHLEDHQAHCEFALVDCPQCQRPFQKFHINIHILKDCPRRQVSCDNCAALVAFEDKEIHDQNCPLANVICEYCNTILIREQMPNHYDLDCPTAPIPCTFSTFGCHEKMQRNHLARHLQENTQSHMRMLAQAVHSLSLIPDSGYVSEVRNFQETIHQLEGRLVRQDHQIRELTAKMETQSTYVSELKRTIRTLEDKVAEIEAQQCNGIYIWKIGNFGMHLKCQEEEKPVVIHSPGFYTGKPGYKLCMRLHLQLPTAQRCANYISLFVHTMQGEYDSHLPWPFQGTIRLTILDQSEAPVRQNHEEIMDAKPDLLAFQRPTIPRNPKGFGYVTFMHLEALRQRTFIKDDTLLVRCEVSTRFDMGSLRREGFQPRSTDSGV, from the exons ATGAGTCTGCTAAACTGTGAAAACAGCTGTGGATCCAGCCAGTCTGAAAGTGACTGCTGTGTGGCCATGGCCAGTTCCTGTAGCGCTGCAACAAAAGATGATAGTGTGGGTGGAACTGCCAGCACGGGAAACCTCTCCAGCTCATTTATGGAGGAGATCCAGGGATATGATGTAGAGTTTGACCCACCCCTGGAAAGCAAGTACGAATGCCCCATCTGCTTGATGGCTCTACGAGAAGCAGTGCAAACACCATGCGGCCATAGGTTCTGCAAAGCCTGCATCATAAAATCAATAAG GGATGCAGGTCACAAATGTCCAGTTGACAATGAAATACTGCTGGAAAATCAACTATTTCCAGACAATTTTGCAAAACGTGAGATTCTTTCTCTGATGGTGAAGTGTCCAAATGAAGGTTGTTTGCATAAGATGGAACTGAGGCATCTTGAG gaTCATCAAGCACATTGTGAGTTTGCTCTTGTGGATTGTCCCCAATGCCAACGTCCCTTCCAAAAATTCCATATTAATATTCACATTCTGAAGGATTGTCCAAGGAGACAGGTTTCTTGTGACAACTGTGCTGCATTAGTGGCATTTGAAGATAAAGAG ATCCATGACCAGAACTGTCCTTTGGCAAATGTCATCTGTGAATACTGCAATACTATACTCATCAGAGAACAG atgcCTAATCATTATGATCTAGACTGCCCTACAGCTCCAATTCCATGCACATTCAGTACTTTTGGTTGCCATGAaaag ATGCAGAGAAATCACTTGGCACGCCACCTACAAGAGAACACCCAGTCACACATGAGAATGTTGGCCCAGGCTGTTCATAGTTTGAGCCTTATACCCGACTCTGGGTATGTCTCAGAGGTCCGGAATTTCCAGGAAACTATCCACCAGTTAGAGGGTCGCCTTGTAAGACAAGACCATCAAATCCGGGAGCTGACTGctaaaatggaaactcagagTACATATGTAAGTGAGCTCAAACGAACCATTCGAACCCTTGAGGACAAAGTTGCTGAAATTGAAGCACAGCAGTGCAATGGAATTTACATTTGGAAGATTGGCAACTTTGGAATGCATTTGAAATGTCAAGAAGAGGAGAAACCTGTTGTGATTCATAGCCCTGGGTTCTACACAGGCAAACCCGGGTACAAACTCTGCATGCGCTTGCACCTTCAGTTACCGACTGCTCAGCGCTGTGCGAACTATATATCCCTTTTTGTCCACACGATGCAAGGAGAGTATGACAGCCACCTCCCTTGGCCCTTCCAGGGTACAATACGCCTTACAATTCTTGATCAGTCCGAAGCACCTGTACGGCAAAACCATGAAGAGATAATGGATGCCAAACCAGACCTGCTTGCTTTCCAGCGACCCACAATCCCACGGAACCCAAAAGGTTTTGGCTATGTAACTTTCATGCATCTGGAAGCCCTAAGACAAAGAACTTTCATTAAGGATGACACATTATTAGTACGCTGTGAGGTCTCCACCCGCTTTGACATGGGTAGCCTTCGGAGGGAGGGTTTTCAGCCACGAAGTACTGATTCAGGGGTGTAG